TTGATGCGGCCATCAATTGCGGTCTGTACGCTGCGCGCCATGGTATTGAAGCGCAGTTGTGCATCGGATTCTATGGTTTGCGTCGTGGTCACGTAGCACAGCAGTCCAACGCCGCAAGACAGCAGGGCGCCGATCGAGAATGCCGATTTTCCCGAAACGAACGCCTTGCTGTGGCCGGTCAGAGAGTGCATCGCTCGCTACTTTCGACGATCCAGTCGAGCAATCGCGGATCTGGAATTAGGGGGATTTGATATAGGTCTAAGTTACGCAAAGTCGCGAACAAACGAACCTAGCAGAATGCACTGGTTGTTTACCTCGTAAAAAATCCCGCCGCGGCGGCTGCCGGAGCGGGATTTTTCGTTAGGAGCTGCCTGCTTACTTGACCCAGCTGTCCTTCAAGGTCGTGACCCGGTTGAACACCGGCTTGCCCGGCTTGCTGTCGACGCGGTCGGCCACGAAATAGCCGTGGCGCTCGAACTGGAAGCGCTGGTCCGGCTCGGCCGCGCTCATGCCCGGCTCCAGGTAGGCGGTGACCACTTCCAGCGCGTTCGGGTTGAGCGCGGCGATGAAGTCCTTGCCGCCGGCGTCCGGATTCGGGTCCGAGAACAGGCGGTCGTACAGACGCACTTCCGCTTCCAGCGCGGTGGCGGCGCTGACCCAGTGGATGTTGCCCTTGACCTTGTACGCGTTCGAGCCTTCGGTGCCCGACTTGCTGTCCTCGAAATACTTCACGTGCACGGCCGTGACAACGCCGTTCTCATCCTTGTCGTAACCGGTGCACTCGACCACGTAGCCGTGGCGCAGGCGCACCCGGCTGCCCGGCGCGTCGCCGATCGGCGGGTAGAAGCGGAAGTAGCCCTTGCTCGGCACTTCCATGAAGTCTTCCCGCTCGATCCACAGGTGCTTGGTGATCGGAAAGGTGCGCAGGCCGCGCTCGGGGAAGTGCGGGTGCACGGGCGACGTGCATTCCTCGGACTTGTCTTCCGGGAAGTTGTCGATGATCAGTTTCAGCGGACGCAGCACGGCGGTCGCGCGCGGCGCTTTCGGGTCGAGGTCGTCGCGCAGCGCGCCTTCCAGCGTGCTCATGTCGATCCAGCCGTCGGCTTTCGACACGCCGATGCGCTCGCAGAACAGCTGGATCGATTCCGGCGTGTAGCCGCGGCGGCGCAGGCCCACCAGGGTCGGCATGCGCGGATCGTCCCAGCCGGACACGATGCCGTCATCGACCAGCTGGCGCAGCTTGCGCTTGCTCATCACCAGGTAGGTCAGGTTCAGGCGCGAGAATTCGTACTGGCGCGGCAGAGGCGCCTTGAAGAAGCCGCCTTCGGTCAGCGTGGCCAGCAGCCAGTCGTAGAACGGCCGGTGATCCTGGAACTCGAGCGTGCACAGCGAATGCGTGATGTTTTCCAGCGCGTCCGAAATCGGGTGCGTGTAGTCGTACATCGGGTAGATGCACCAGGCGTCGCCGGTCCGGTGATGGTGCGCGTGGCGGATGCGGTAGATCGCCGGGTCGCGCATGTTCATGTTGGGCGAGGCCATGCCGTCTTCGCTTATCTTGGCGCGCAGGATGTGTTCGCCATCCTTGTACTTGCCCGCCTTCATGCCGCGGAAGATCGCCAGCGATTCGGCGGCGGGGCGGTTGCGGAACGGCGAGTTGGTGCCCGGCGTGCTGAAGTTGCCGCGGTTCTTCGCCATGTCCTCGGCGCTCTGGCTGTCCACGTAGGCGTGGCCCGAGGTGATCAGGTACTCGGCCATCAGGTACAGCTGCTCGAAGTAATCCGACGCGTAGTACAGGTGGCTCTTGCCGTCCTGCTCCCAGTTGAAGCCCAGCCATTTGACGGTGTCGATGATGGTGTCCACGTATTCCTGCTCTTCTTTCGCGGGATTTGTGTCGTCGAAGCGGAGGTGGCACAGGCCGCTGTAGTCGCGCGCGATGCCGAAATTGACACAGATCGACTTGGCGTGGCCGATGTGCAGGTAGCCGTTCGGCTCCGGCGGGAAGCGGGTGATTACCGGCGGCAAGCCTTCGCGCACGTGCGTGCCTGCCGCCAAGTCCGATTCGACGATGGCGCGCAGGAAATTCGAGGAGGGCGCATTGGGCGCCGCATTATTTTTATCGTTGCTCATTAAAAAGGCTTAAAAATGATGGGGTTGCGGCATTTTACCGTATGGAAGGGGGAACTTGGGCGGGCAGGCGCGTTCTATAGGATAATCTCGCTTTAATGGTTTTGGCTGTTGCCAAGGATCCCACGTGGAAAATTTATATGCCGTCCTCGGCGTGGCGCCGAACGCTACCGACGAGGAGATCAAAAAGGTCTACCGGTCGCTGGCGATGCGCTACCACCCGGACCGCAACGACGCCCCGGCGGCCGAGGTGCGCTTCAAGAGCGTGACCAAGGCTTACGAAATCCTGTCCGATCCCGCCAAGCGCGCGGAATACGACCAGAGCGTGAATCATCGCATCATCCTCGACGCCGAGGCCGAAGCGTTCGAACTGTGGCGCTCGCTGTTCAGCCTGAACGGCGTGTCGCTGCCCGCCTGAGTCACACAATAGTAACGAAAAGAATCCCCATGAGAAAAGTACATCCCGAATTTGCCTACCAGTCCCGTGAACTCGAGGGCCAGATCGACGGCATCCTGGGCGACCCGCCCGACCGCAAGAACTACAAGATGATGCAGGACGCGCTGGCCGGCGAGTACGCCAGCGGCGGCGGCATCGAAGACGTCAACATGATGAGCTTCGCGCTGGTTGACCACATCAAGTTTTCCGATCCAAAAGGCCTGCTGCGCGAGGCGACCGAATACGAAGGCGGCGACCCCGCCCAAGTGTTCGCGATGGCGTCCTGCGACGGCGAGGCCGGCAAGATGTACGCGGCCATGACCGAGAACCATCCCGAACTGGCGCGCCAGGCCATCATCACGGCGTTCCTGTTCAAGCACCCGCGCAAGTGGGACGACGACGACCAGTCGCTCGAGCAGATCACCCGCAACGACGACGGCGACGACGTGCATGACGAGGACGACGTCACCGACGACTTCGCACAGATGTTCGACCAGGAGGATTGATCATGAGTTCCAATCTGCCCGCATTGTCGAAGCAGGTCAGCGAGCTGGTGCTGGCCGGCTCGCTGAGCCACGCCGAGCAGGCGTTTTCCGAAGCGGTCGAGGCGCATGGCGACCTGGCCGTGGTCGAGGTACTGGGCACGCTGGCGCCGCAGGTGACCGCGCTGCACCTGTCCGGCTTCGACGGCGGCAAGACCTCGCTGGCGACGCTGCTGGTGCCGCCCAAGGCCTGGGCCGACAGCCTGGCCTTCATCGCCGCCACCTGGTCCGACGACCAGATCGAGGATGACCCGGAGCGCGTGGCCGAGACCCTGTTCTCGCACGTGCACGGCGTGGTGTTCTCGACCGACGACGAAGAGCGCCGCCGCGAACTGCTCGAGCAGGCCTCCGCCAGCGACCACGGCGCGACCGTGTTCGCGATTCTGTTCTCGATGGCGCCGAAGGAAATCCTGGAAGTGGCCGGCGAGATCATCTCGAAGGGCAGCTACATCACCGGCCTGACCTCGGGCGACAGCGACATCGTGCCGCTGGCGATCGAACTGGCCAAGGCCAGCGAAGACGGCTGGGACCGCGCGCTGTTCGAGCTGTTCCCCGACTTCCGCCACAGCGCCGACCTGGCCGACGCCGAGTTCTCGGACGATCCGGACGAGGAGCCGAAATTCCTGCAGCGTTCGACCAAGGAACTGCTGTACCGCTTGCGCAAGCAAGTGCCGTCGACGCGCAGCATCGTGCGCAAGGCCGGCGCGCGCAAGAGCATCGGCACGGACATCTTCTCGTGATGGCCGAAGCGAGCACGATGCAGATTGCGATTGTCGAAGAAAAGCTGCCGCGGCTGGTGCGGGCGATCCGCGCGCT
This window of the Massilia sp. R2A-15 genome carries:
- a CDS encoding glutamine--tRNA ligase/YqeY domain fusion protein, whose translation is MSNDKNNAAPNAPSSNFLRAIVESDLAAGTHVREGLPPVITRFPPEPNGYLHIGHAKSICVNFGIARDYSGLCHLRFDDTNPAKEEQEYVDTIIDTVKWLGFNWEQDGKSHLYYASDYFEQLYLMAEYLITSGHAYVDSQSAEDMAKNRGNFSTPGTNSPFRNRPAAESLAIFRGMKAGKYKDGEHILRAKISEDGMASPNMNMRDPAIYRIRHAHHHRTGDAWCIYPMYDYTHPISDALENITHSLCTLEFQDHRPFYDWLLATLTEGGFFKAPLPRQYEFSRLNLTYLVMSKRKLRQLVDDGIVSGWDDPRMPTLVGLRRRGYTPESIQLFCERIGVSKADGWIDMSTLEGALRDDLDPKAPRATAVLRPLKLIIDNFPEDKSEECTSPVHPHFPERGLRTFPITKHLWIEREDFMEVPSKGYFRFYPPIGDAPGSRVRLRHGYVVECTGYDKDENGVVTAVHVKYFEDSKSGTEGSNAYKVKGNIHWVSAATALEAEVRLYDRLFSDPNPDAGGKDFIAALNPNALEVVTAYLEPGMSAAEPDQRFQFERHGYFVADRVDSKPGKPVFNRVTTLKDSWVK
- a CDS encoding DnaJ domain-containing protein translates to MENLYAVLGVAPNATDEEIKKVYRSLAMRYHPDRNDAPAAEVRFKSVTKAYEILSDPAKRAEYDQSVNHRIILDAEAEAFELWRSLFSLNGVSLPA